The Micromonospora siamensis genome contains the following window.
CACATCGACATCGCCGGCCCGAGCTACCACTCGGGCGAGGCGACCGGCTACTGGACCAAGGGCGGCACCGGCGTCCCGGTCCGCACGCTGGTCCAGCTGGTCGAGGACGTCGCCGCCAACGGCTGACCCCTCCCGCGTACGCCCCGACGGGGCGCTCCCCCACCGCGGGGAGCGCCCCGTCGGCGTTGCCCCGCCCACACGGGCAGTCAGTAGAGGTGGGGGCGGCGCTTGCGGCGTTCGTTGTAGTCGCGCATGCGTTGCGGGTAGCCCATCAGGCGTACGTCGTAGATCGGGATGGCCAGGCGGTGGGCGAACCGGCGGGCGCCGTCCGGGCCGTCGATGCGGCGGCGGGTCCACTCCCCGTCGTCGGCGATCAGGATGACCGTGGTTTCGGTGACCGTGGTGCGCGGCTCGATGAAGGCCTCCACCCCGCGCCGGGTCCGGACGAAGTTCTCGAGGTGTTCGAGATCGGCGCGGTCGGGGGCTCGTTCGCCACTCATCGTGCGCGCCTTCTTGCGGCGTCGGAACAGTGCCACCGACGTCTCCCCCCACCCTCCGTCATCGAAGACCGTGCCAAGCGTACGTGTCGATCACGTGTCGTTGGGCACCTCACTACGCGCTCCGGTCACGGTGGTGACAAGATGACCGAGGTGGGGTGTGCCCATGCGGCCCCGCCGTGACCCCCGATGCAGCGACGCGACCTGGGAGTTGGACGTGAGCGAGCCGAACGACGCAACCTTCGACATCGTCATTCTCGGAGGTGGCAGCGGCGGCTACGCGGCGGCGCTGCGTGCCGCCCAGCTGGACCTCTCCGTCGCGCTGATCGAGAAGGGCAAGCTCGGCGGGACCTGCCTGCACAACGGCTGCATCCCGACCAAGGCCCTGCTGCACGCGGCCGAGATCGCCGACCAGACCCGCGAGTCGGAGCAGTTCGGCGTGAAGGCCGAGCTGGTCGGGATCGACATGGCCGGGGTGAACTCGTACAAGGACGGCGTGATCTCCCGGCTGTACAAGGGCCTCCAGGGCCTGGTGGGCAGCTCCAAGAACATCACCTTCGTGGCGGGCGCCGGCAAGCTGGTCGGCAAGAACGTCGTCGAGGTGGACGGCAAGCGTTACACCGGCCGCAACGTGATCCTGGCCTCCGGCTCGTACGCGAAGAGCCTGCCCGGCCTGGAGGTCGACGGCGAGCGGATCATCACCAGTGACCACGCGCTGACCCTGGACCGGGTCCCGTCGTCGGTGATCGTGCTGGGCGGTGGCGTGATCGGCGTCGAGTTCGCCAGCGTGTGGAAGTCGTTCGGGGTGGACGTGACGATCGTCGAGGCGCTGCCCCGGCTGGTCGCCGCCGAGGACGAGGAGTCGTCGAAGGCGCTGGAGCGGGCGTTCCGCAAGCGGAAGATCAACTTCAAGGTCGGCAAGCCGTTCGAGAAGGTCGAGAGGACCGAGAACGGCGTCAAGCTGACCATCCAGGGCGGCGAGACCGTCGAGGCCGAGCTGCTGCTGGTGGCCGTGGGCCGGGGCCCGAACACCGCCAACCTCGGGTACGAGGAGCAGGGCGTCAAGATGGACCGCGGCTACGTGCTGACCGACGAGCGGCTGCGCACCAGCGTGCCGAACGTCTTCGCCGTCGGCGACATCGTGCCCGGTCTCCAGCTCGCCCACCGCGGCTTCCAGCAGGGCATCTTCGTGGCCGAGGAGATCGCCGGCCAGAACCCGGCCGTGATCGACGAGGCCGGCATCCCGCGGGTCACCTACTCCGACCCGGAGCTCGCGTCGGTGGGCCTGACCGAGGCGAAGGCCAAGGAGCAGTACGGCGCCGACAAGATCAAGACGTACAACTACAACCTGGGTGGCAACGGCAAGAGCCAGATCCTCAA
Protein-coding sequences here:
- the lpdA gene encoding dihydrolipoyl dehydrogenase yields the protein MRPRRDPRCSDATWELDVSEPNDATFDIVILGGGSGGYAAALRAAQLDLSVALIEKGKLGGTCLHNGCIPTKALLHAAEIADQTRESEQFGVKAELVGIDMAGVNSYKDGVISRLYKGLQGLVGSSKNITFVAGAGKLVGKNVVEVDGKRYTGRNVILASGSYAKSLPGLEVDGERIITSDHALTLDRVPSSVIVLGGGVIGVEFASVWKSFGVDVTIVEALPRLVAAEDEESSKALERAFRKRKINFKVGKPFEKVERTENGVKLTIQGGETVEAELLLVAVGRGPNTANLGYEEQGVKMDRGYVLTDERLRTSVPNVFAVGDIVPGLQLAHRGFQQGIFVAEEIAGQNPAVIDEAGIPRVTYSDPELASVGLTEAKAKEQYGADKIKTYNYNLGGNGKSQILKTAGFVKLVRVEDGPVVGVHMVGARVGELVGEAQLIFNWEAYPAEVAQLVHAHPTQNEALGEAHLALAGKPLHAHA